TGATGTATCCGATGTCGTTGCTCATGCCTTGCTCCTTGCCGGGGCCGCCGGTCGCGGCGGCCCCGCTGGTTCTTCCGCTCACGCTCTGGTCGCCTGCTCGTATGCCCTGGCCAGCGCGCCGGCCAGGATGTCCAGGCCCTCCTTGGCCTCCGCCTCGGTCAGCGTGAGCGGCGGGCCCATCCGGATCACGTTGCCGTAGAGGCCGCCCTTGCCCACCAGCAGGCCGTTGGCCTTGGTCTCCTCCAGCACCTTGACCGCCAGCTCCGGCGCCGGGTCCAGGGTGCCGGGGCGGACCAGCTCCAGCGCCAGCATCAGGCCCCGGCCGCGCACCTCGGCCACGATCGGCGAGCCCAGCTCGCGCAGCCCGGTGTGCAGCAGGCCGCCCACCCGGGCCGCGTTGGCCTGCAGGTCGTGCGACAGGACGTAGTCGAGCACCGCCTGCCCGGCCGAGGCGCTGACCGGGTTGCCGCCGAACGTGTTGAACGAGACGGCGCTCAGGCAGTCCATCACGTCGCCGCGGGCCACCACGCCGCCCAGGGTGAAGCCGTTGCCGATGCCCTTGGCGAAGGTCAGCATGTCCGGCACCGCGTCGTGTGCCTGGTAGCCCCAGAAGTGCTCGCCGGTCCGGCCCCAGCCGGTCTGCACCTCGTCGGAGACCCAGAGGATGCCGTGCTCGTCCAGCACCTCCTTGATCGCCTTGAAGTAGCCGTCCGGCGGCGCGACGAACCCGCCCACGCCCTGAATCGGCTCGGCGATCAGGCAGGCCACGTCGCCGGCGGTGGTGGTGGCCAGCACCTCGCGCAGATCGGCCACCGAACGCGCGATGTACTCGGCGTCGGACAGGCCCGCGAACACGCCCCGCAGCCGGTCACCGGAGTGCAGGTAGCTGACGTTCACCGGGGACAGCGAGGTCGCCGACCAGCTGCGCTGGCCGGTCACGGCGAGCGCGGCGAAGCTGCGGCCGTGGTAGCTGTTGCGCACGGCCAGGATCTGGTTGCTGCGGCGGAACTGGGTCGCCAGCAGCAGCGCGGTGTCGTTGGCCTCGGTGCCGGAGTTGGCCAGGAACACCTTCGCGTCCGGGATGCCGGACACCTTCGCGATCTTCTCGGCCAGCTCGACCTGCTTACGGATCAGGTACAGCGTCGAGGAGTGGGCGATGCCCTTGTCGAGCTGGGCGCGCACCGCGTCGGAGATCTCCGGGACGTCATAGCCGATCATCGTGGTCAGCACGCCGCCGAAGAAATCAAGGTATGTGCGCCCGGCGGCGTCGGTGACCCGGCAGCCCGCGCCGGACACCAGCTCGATCGGCTCGGCATACAGCGGGTTGATCCAGTTGGGCAGCACGGCGCGGTGGCGGGCGAGCAGATCGTCGGTGCTCATGGGTTAACACGTCCTTCGGCGGGCGGAATCGCTGTGTCACGGATCACCCTGGACGCTCCCAGCTCCGGGGAGCCCGGGCAAGCTACATCCTGCCAGCCCCACGGGCACATGGCTGACAGGTCGTCAACCCGACGCGCCTCGTGGCGGGCGCGCCGCTTAAGAATCGAAGGCTGCACCTCGGTTTTTCCGTAGGTCAGTCCCGCAACGCGTCCCTGGCCAGCAGCGCCACATGGAGCGACAGGCACGCCTGCACCGAATCCAGGTCTACTCCAAGAATGCGCTCGATCCGGGCCAGCCGCTCGTAGAAGGCGGGCCGGGACAGGTGCGCCGCCGCCGCGGCCGCCGCCTTGTTGCGCCCCTGCTCCAGGAACACCCGCAGGGTCGGCAGCAGCGCGTCGCGCGGATGCTCCGCGTCGTAGGCCAGCAGCGCCCCGAGCTGACGCTCCACGAACGTCTGCAGCCGCGGCTCGTCGCGCAGCAGGTGCAGCAGCCCGGCCAGGCCCACGTTGGGCAGCCGGTGCACGGCCGGGC
The Catellatospora sp. IY07-71 DNA segment above includes these coding regions:
- a CDS encoding aspartate aminotransferase family protein, which encodes MSTDDLLARHRAVLPNWINPLYAEPIELVSGAGCRVTDAAGRTYLDFFGGVLTTMIGYDVPEISDAVRAQLDKGIAHSSTLYLIRKQVELAEKIAKVSGIPDAKVFLANSGTEANDTALLLATQFRRSNQILAVRNSYHGRSFAALAVTGQRSWSATSLSPVNVSYLHSGDRLRGVFAGLSDAEYIARSVADLREVLATTTAGDVACLIAEPIQGVGGFVAPPDGYFKAIKEVLDEHGILWVSDEVQTGWGRTGEHFWGYQAHDAVPDMLTFAKGIGNGFTLGGVVARGDVMDCLSAVSFNTFGGNPVSASAGQAVLDYVLSHDLQANAARVGGLLHTGLRELGSPIVAEVRGRGLMLALELVRPGTLDPAPELAVKVLEETKANGLLVGKGGLYGNVIRMGPPLTLTEAEAKEGLDILAGALARAYEQATRA